A single window of Liolophura sinensis isolate JHLJ2023 chromosome 6, CUHK_Ljap_v2, whole genome shotgun sequence DNA harbors:
- the LOC135469264 gene encoding matrix metalloproteinase-21-like: MAIQLLHIVYYLSCLCLAIVPLQAEQFFRGRIHQDQSVFQNARVYTVRNSHDAMQQLEKYGYLKCKIRRRKRQAPFPGVISESHGSDSRMGVVPGAVVTEEEGQEVICNNTQLREGIIRYQNKYQLNLTGVLDDDTLRFMSNSRCGNKDSETELVNPDMHDPGPLTDEGRNDSTRSKRSVRGTPVEATSEEVKNTRLWRRSTGDSKLMQVIAPRKVKTTLERRQEMLQEYLDQYSHEDPIIYKPVTDQERQKRSIVVNNRTGAAQMFKKKILKWRLLNSGYSTRIPVNDQRATIHLAFRMWSEVIPLKFKEDTLSDIREIDIEIAFGRGTHQNCPKRFDGSGGEVAHSWHAGNVHFDDEENYKSINTYTEDGLYLLKVAVHEIGHVLGLAHTNKSYSIMYAIYHKHFSPKPNFELGWEDRKEIQKLYGVCKGSFNVVFDWVRKRANSQFIYNTFFFRGNRFWMYENHANRTRFGDPQFIPDKWKQLPGNLDAYVHVWYYSHRTSSVINEAFFFKGEEYFKFDSDKGEVVDGFPHSIRADFPAKNSSSEAIPVNVDSVFFDMRDKNIYFFKGEWVYVFDPKAVDEDYGCCVRKVRIQDEYPAYEGELGLPANLDSVYYSYKDYSMYFIKGEDVWKNMLFTPRDKVIQNKVMYIGKWYQKWYDICDWISETPGFGVV, encoded by the exons ATGGCCATACAGCTGCTACACATTGTGTACTACTTGTCCTGTTTGTGTTTAGCCATCGTCCCCCTCCAGGCGGAACAGTTTTTCCGCGGAAGAATCCACCAAGACCAAAGTGTGTTCCAAAACGCCAGAGTCTACACCGTTAGGAACTCTCATGATGCCATG CAACAGTTGGAAAAATATGGCTATCTGAAATGTAAAATTCGTCGTCGGAAGCGCCAGGCCCCGTTCCCTGGGGTAATATCGGAGTCGCATGGGTCGGACTCTCGGATGGGAGTTGTCCCCGGGGCGGTGGTGACAGAAGAAGAGGGACAGGAGGTGATCTGTAACAACACCCAGTTACGGGAGGGCATCATCCGCTACCAGAATAAATATCAACTTAACTTAACGGGAGTTCTCGACGACGACACGTTACGGTTCATGAGCAACTCTCGGTGTGGCAATAAAGACAGTGAGACAGAACTTGTCAACCCCGACATGCATGACCCAGGTCCGTTAACGGACGAGGGGAGGAATGACTCGACTAGGAGCAAGAGAAGCGTCCGAGGCACCCCAGTGGAAGCTACTTCAGAGGAGGTGAAAAACACGCGGTTATGGCGAAGGTCCACTGGCGATTCCAAGCTGATGCAGGTTATAGCGCCGAGAAAAGTGAAGACGACATTAGAGCGGAGGCAGGAAATGCTGCAGGAGTATTTGGATCAGTACTCCCACGAAGACCCCATTATCTATAAACCCGTCACGGATCAAGAAAGGCAGAAGAGGTCTATAGTGGTCAACAACAGGACAGGAGCAGCGCAAATGTTCAAAAAGAAGATTTTAAAATGGCGTCTGTTGAACTCTGGCTACAGCACGCGCATTCCGGTGAACGACCAGCGAGCCACGATCCACTTGGCCTTCCGGATGTGGAGTGAGGTGATCCCGCTCAAGTTTAAAGAGGACACTCTCAGTGATATCCGAGAGATCGACATAGAAATAGCCTTTGGTAGAG GCACGCATCAGAATTGCCCAAAGAGGTTCGACGGCAGTGGTGGAGAAGTGGCACACTCTTGGCATGCTGGCAATGTCCACTTTGATGACGAGGAAAACTACAAATCCATCAACACTTACACAGAAGACGGCCTCTACCTGCTAAAGGTTGCTGTTCATGAAATAGGTCACGTGTTAGGCCTGGCTCACACCAACAAATCCTATTCCATTATGTACGCCATCTACCACAAGCACTTTTCACCTAAGCCAAACTTTGAGTTAGGATGGGAGGATCGCAAGGAAATCCAGAAATTGTACG GTGTCTGCAAAGGTTCCTTCAATGTTGTCTTTGACTGGGTACGGAAAAGGGCAAATAGCCAGTTTATTTACAACACCTTCTTCTTCCGTGGGAACCGTTTCTGGATGTACGAGAACCACGCCAATAGAACCCGCTTCGGGGATCCACAATTTATCCCGGATAAGTGGAAACAGTTACCAGGAAACCTGGATGCCTACGTGCACGTCTGGTATTACTCCCATCGAACATCCTCTGTCATAAACGAAGCATTTTTCTTCAAAG GTGAAGAATACTTCAAGTTTGATAGCGACAAAGGCGAAGTTGTGGATGGGTTTCCCCATTCGATCAGGGCGGATTTCCCAGCCAAGAACTCATCTTCGGAGGCGATTCCTGTTAACGTTGACTCGGTCTTCTTCGATATGAGGGACAAGAATATCTACTTCTTCAAAGGAGAATGG GTATACGTCTTTGACCCGAAGGCTGTTGACGAGGACTATGGATGCTGTGTACGGAAAGTTCGCATCCAGGACGAGTACCCAGCCTACGAGGGCGAGCTCGGCTTGCCGGCAAACTTGGACTCTGTGTATTATTCCTACAAAGATTACTCCATGTACTTCATTAAGGGGGAAGACGTGTGGAAAAACATGCTATTTACACCCAGAGACAAGGTCATCCAGAACAAGGTCATGTACATTGGCAAGTGGTACCAGAAGTGGTACGATATTTGCGACTGGATTTCTGAAACGCCTGGGTTTGGAGTGGTGTAG